The segment AAATTTTACAGACATCTTAGAATTTAATTCAGCTTATTCCCAAGATAGAATGAAgcactttataaataaaattgcacACCACAATCAACAACATTTCTACACTCTACCTTCATTTACAGATGTGGTCTCCAAAGCAGGGGGTGTGCAAGGTGATCCATTGGGgtgcaggaagaaaataatagaacTTCTATTTATATGGAACTTCTATAGAGACTCCAGTAGAACTTAGTAACTTCTACGTCACTTCTACaggaaaatacttatttttctcttcttccttttaaattgtttttgcatATGCTTTAGAAAGTACACAGTATTATagtggtacatatatataatctaaAGGTATACATATATGTTGGGGTACATGCTCAAAAATTGTTTTTACTAATAGAAGTGTGTGTGATCAAAAGAGTTTGGAGACCACTGACTTACAGTAATAAAACTAAAGATATGGAAACTCATTTACCAAATAAGAATTATTCAATTTTCAGTACAATTATGAGTTATAATAAATACTAAATTTTAAAGTGAGTTCCAATAATCCACCCCTTTCACTTATTAATCATCTTTCCCTCTTCAAGTAAAGATAAATGTCACAGAACTACTTACTGTATAGTCTGATGACTGAGATCTAAGCCCCTTGGAAAGAGCAGGAGGCTTTCCTGTAGTTGCAGGAATCTGATTGAAGTTCAAAGCCATTATTTCTTCCAGTGACTTTAATGTTTCCTCTTCCTCATCACTGTCTAGGTTGTAACCTAAACTTTCTTCATCACTATCAAAATCAccccttagttttcttttcagtGCACTGCTACCTGCATTGGCATTTCCTGAACTCTCTCTTTCTGAAGGGGCTTTATCTGAAGGTGCTGCAGGGCTTGGGATACATGGCACAACTTCCAAAGCAGCAGGGGGAGACTTTGTAGGAGTGCCATATTCTGAGCGCAAAGGTCCCCCAGAAATTTTCCCTGAAGATACATTAGAATCGGCCTTATTAGTCTTTGCTTTGTGTTCCTTGTGTTTGGTGGATTCTGTAGAATGCGCAGAACATTCTTTAGATGAGGAACGCTCTTTATCTTTTTTAGAAACTGGAAGAGCACAATTTTTAGCATTTAATGGTACTAGAGAGGAACCAGCACTTGGAACATGGGAAAGTAAAGGTAGTTTTGTCTCCTTCTCCTTTGTCATGGAGTTAGcggttttatttttctgaaggtTGCTAGCTTTTTTAATTGCAGACTTTTCCTGAGATAAAGGTAAGTGGGGTTTCTGCATCTTAGTCTCCTTGGTAGCTGCCACTCGGATTTGGTCACTATTCCTGGTAGAATGGTGGCCAGAATTGCCAGAATTTGAAGGTGCCAAGCCTGCAGAAGAGCGATCAGTTTCATGTGGTTCCTTGGATATATCTTCTAAGCGCAACACATCACCAGGTGTCTTCAGTgcaatatgttttataaatttttctttctgatgtggTCCATCAGGACGCTTCTCAAGGAAGGACTCtcttgcttttggtatcatagcTTCTCTTGTGCTTTTCAGATCTGAGTCCacagagttcctttttcttttttcagggaATTTATTCTGCTTAGAGCCtgctaaaatttaatttttgttagaTTAGTGAAAAGTATACTTTCCAACTTTAGTAAAGTTTATTCAGTGAGTATCTAGAACACCctaatgaaatgtttaaaattctaAGTATTAAGGCTGAGATTAGTCACCATATATGGAATGCAGAAAAAGAGTTAATGTTATTTATCAAGTGAATACTGGTGTCCAAGAAATTTAAAGCTAATGACAAATGCTCATTTTAATTCCAAAGCTATGAAAAGTTTACCACCTTAACAGAATTAAAGATGCCACTCCCTAAAACAAACAACTGCATATTTGTACCAAGTTAAGGATTCCATAGGCACTTTTGGAAATTCTTTTAGACCTAGGACTACCTGGTTGCAGAAATGTAAGTAACACTTCTACATTTAAATGTATAGTACCTTAAAACACATATAGGATAAACACTTGAAGGCAGATAAATGttaatttctcatttaaaaaaaaaaatcacgctGTGTCCCAATGCAGTATGACTGGTGTACTTacaaaagggaaaatttggagacaaagacagacatgcacagagggaaTACAAGGTGAAAATACACAAGGAAAAGATGCTATgtgactggagtgatgcagctgtAAGTCAAGAAATGCCAAAGATTGCAAGCAagcaccagaagctagaagaggtaAGGAAGTATTCTCCCCTAGAGTTGCCAGAGACATCATGGCCCTACTGATACCCTGATTTCaaacttctagcttccagaactgtgaaacaataatttctgttgttttaagccacttggTTTTGGCACttcgttatggcagccctaggaaactaatataagcTATATTTATTATAGCCCCATCCAGAAGTCCTTTAATAACCACATACATTTGAAtgaaccagtttttaaaaattcatattgtgggctgagcgcggtgggttgcacctgtaatcccagcattttgggaggccgagtgggcagatcacttgaggtcaggagtttgagaccagcctggccaacatggtgaaaccctgtctctactgaaaatacaaaaattagccgggcatggtggtgcgtgcctgtactcccagctactcgggaggccaagacaggagaatcgcttgaacctgggaggtggaggttgcactgagccgagatggcgccactgcacgccagtctgtgcaacagagcaagactccgtttcaaaaaaaaaaaaaaaaaattcactttaacctggtgcagtggtgtgtgcctacatagtcccagctactcaggaggctgaggtgggaagataacttgagcccaggagttcaagaccagcctaggtaccAAAGCAAGACTTcacctcacaaaaacaaaacaaaaacaaaacattcacTATTTGTGCAATCAGTATTCCCCAAACCAGATTTCCCTAAAGCAGATTTTCTGCACATGGACAGATGTCTCCACTCCCCAAGAGTTTGCTTTAAAAACCtacaatggctgggcacagtggctcacgcctataataccacaactttgggaggccaaggtgggggttCGTGAGGTcaggtgaaaccttgcctctacaaaaagtacaaccCCCTCAATCCCTTCTCTACTTAGAAAATTTCTTATCTTTTGGCCATgtccagtggctcatgtctgtaatcccagcactttgggaggatcacttgagctcaggagtttgagaccagcctagacaacatggtgaaacagtctctacaaaaaatacaaaaattagccgggtgcggtggcatgtgcctgtagtcccacctacttggaggctcaggtgggaggactgcttgagccccatgaggctacagtgagctgcagTTGTGCCACTGTATTGtgccagtccagcctgggcaccagagtaagaccttgtgtcaaaatgaataaataaaataaaataaaccctcCAAAACCAAACTTGAGAGGCAATTATTATTTGGATAGCTTGATCAATATATAAtctgaaaaattcaatttataaaaatgaaattaactaattaataaacaaatgcccttatctctgttcttttacagatATCTCCCATTACCCGAGGAaatcattccatcccattcagtTTTCTGGGGTTAAATGTCTTACAAAAAGGACAGGGGTCACAGGATGAGAAATTAAATGActaaataaaagagaagatttgGGATACTGATTATCATACTTTAAAGTATGGGATTACAAAAAATGAGCTACAGAGCTGCCAGTTtgagttttattccatttttctagAGAAGTCAGATAATTTAAATATAGCTAGAAATGAGGAAAAATTCCTGCTTTGCTCAGGCATTATCCAGGGTTGATCCGGGAGGAGACAAACACTGTTTGTGGAAGATGTTTAGGATAAGTCAGCTTATTAAGGGGTTTCATCATCTAGAATTAGAGAAAAGTGAATTGGTACTGCAGGTAGGATCCCCTTTAGCAAGCTCTTCAGGTCAGGTGATTAATTGCAAAATGTTCATAATTCTTTCTGTATCCTTTGTCAGCCTGTAGagaatagttttatagtttttcaaatatttcaaatatactaatacataaaatattcatataagAGAGAGATTGagtttgtaaaaagaaaaaaaggaggctgggcatggtggctaacacccgtaatcccagcactttgggaggctgaggcaggaggattgcttgagcccaggagttcaatgctgCAAGTGAGCtataatctcaccactgcactccagcctaggagacagtgagactccatctcaagaaaaaggaaaaatccaaAGGTCATTAATAGGTGATTGGTTATTAATCAGTTATGAAATGTACTAGCAATGGATTAAATTTCCCCTCAGAATTCAGCCAAAAGACAGAGCTCTAGAAGACCAAAGGGCCAAATGCCTATTCTAACATTACTTCTGAAATCCCTCAACTTGTAATGTGATTAATGATTGCGTGATTACATACATTACCATGACAATTCAGTGTATTAACAAGATGAACAAGACATAtcatttggatttttatttttatttatttattttttttgagtctgagtcttgctctgtcacccaggctggagtgcagtggcaccatctcagctcactgcaacctctgccttccaggttcaagcaattttcctgccttggcctcctgagtagctgggattacaggcttgggcaccatgcccagctaatttttgtaattttagtagagacgaggttttaccatgttggccaggctggtctcaaactcctgacctcaggtgatccatctgccttggcctcccaaagtgctgggattacaggcatgaaccaccgcgcctggcttagatttttaataatttgGCTATCAGACACAATAAGCATTCTTCATGCTATCTAGATTGAAATATCCCCTTGTCCTTTGCATGTTGAAATTCTGTTGATGTTAGTCAATTGaagtataaatgtatatttattaagAGTATAATGCTACAATTATTAGTGATTATGAAATACATGCAAAAAtattagtaataaaaatgtaagtgAAGGCAACCAACATAAGTCAGCCtctgaaaatacatagaaagcatcTTTTCCAAGCAGTACTCAAAAACTTTGCTAGGTGGGATTATATAAATGAAACTACTTTAGCCATCATGAATGAAATTTGCAAATCCAGGAAATGAAAAGATTTTTTCAAATCTTaagtcagagaaaaaagaaaaggaataatgtGGTAGCCACACCACCAGCAGCAGCcccttatataaaataatattttgttcttCCATTAACTTTGGTGCAAAATGATCATGTATTTAGTATTAAAAATGTGCAATACAGTGAGTGCAGAAGCAATCTCCTGGCTAAGAAATTCCTGTTCTTCTACAATAATGTCAAAATTCACTAAAATTTGGTCATAAAATCAGcaacattataaaaattaaataaacaaaaaacacataaaactttAGATTTATTCCTGTATCCTAGAAGTTCCTTCTATAATGGTAAAATATGGTTTCAGCCTTGGCTGAAGATTGATTTTACTAGTTGAGAGTTCTTGGTCAAAATGCAATGCACCtcccaaatataaataaaatgaaggagTAGATGAAACCTGAAGGAAGAGTTAGAACTGTCTCTCTGTACTTTGGCTTTTCCATGTCTAAAAGTAAACCACCATATAAAGTTATGAAGTTCAAACGAATTAAAAGCACATAAAATGGCATAgcacacagtaagtactcaatGAAAGTCAGCTATTATTATCATGTCCAATGTATCTTACTGAATGTgggaatttgtttttcaaaatgtatagtcacatcaggaaaaaaatcagatacacTAGACTATTAACTGTTGTTAGTCGTGGAGACCTTTCATTTCTTGTTGCAAACTtctgcagtgtttgcttttttaatcttctattttctagtttttaaaaaagataaaatgtactGAATTAACAGatttgttattttatgtttttttcaatCAATAAATGCTAAAAGTACAAACTAATGTCATGTAGATATCCttgaaatttaatattaaaaagggATCCTTGGATTTGAAATATTAGAGAACACTGCTTTTTATCATGGTAACAGTTTCAACCTTATACAAAGCATCTTCAACATAATACCAACACCTCAGTCTACAATTCCATGATTATAAGATTATGTTTCCTGggggcccagtgcggtggctcatgcctgtaatcccagcactttgggaggccgaggtgggcagatcacgaggtcaggagatcgagaccatcctggctaacgtggtgaaaccccgtctctactaaaaatacaaaaaattagtcgggtgtggtggcaggtgcctgtagtcccagatatttgggaggctgaggcaggagaatggtgtgaacccgggaggcggagcttgcaatgagccgaatcgcaccactgcactccagcctgggcgacagagtgagactctgtctcaaaaaaaaaaaaaaaaagaatatgtttcctGATGTAGCCAAGGATGCAGAAGGAAACACTGAATACCAGTATGAGAAACATACTGTTATGAACTCctgaagaaggcagaaaagatTCAAGACAGATTACAAGTTATATGTactaggtcaggtgtggtggctcatacctgtaatcctagcactttgggaggccgaggcaggagaatcgcttgagctcaggagtttgagaccagcctgggcaacatggcgaaacctcgtctctacaaaaatacaagaaattaaccaggcatagtcgcccacatctgtagtcccagctactcaggaagctgaggtgggagaatcattcgaggccaggaggtcaaggcttgcagtgagtcatgatcatgccactgcatcccagcctgggtgacagagtaagaccctgtctcaaaaacaaacccaaattaTAAGTACTAGATTCAGggactatttttttaatatgattttatgAAACTCTTAATTAATATGAGACACTGAATTCATCCCCAAGAAGCGAACTGCATATTTaaacaaatttgttttaaaaagcagtgccattaaaatggaaatttattcAGAAAtccaaaaatttaattttgattctACCTGAAGTAGGTTCCCATGAATCAGAAGAGGATCTTTTTCTTGAGAGATGTCCATTTTCCTATGagcaaaatgagataaaattaatTAAGTGTTGGGGACAGTAAAGAATGTGAAGGCATTCTTCCTAACATTTAAACACAGATTTCTTGATTGAATAAGGCAAGCACCCACATTTGGAGGTAAAGCCTAAtgtctataataaaatatttaaagatcttAAGGTTTTTGTCATAAAAATTAAGGGCATTTGTAtcataaacatgtaaaaatatcataaaaatgaagTCAGTTTTCATAATGCTGATTTACGTTTATATCAATAATTCAAGAATATTATATTAGAACActgtatttttgagacaaggtcttgctctgtcacccaggctggagtgcaatggtgtgatcaagctcactgcaaccttgatctcctgggctcaagcgagcctcccacgTTAGACTCCTAAGTAACTAGGccaacaggcacatgccgccatgactggttatttatttatttatttttagtagagccaaggTCTCGATATGTGgctccggctggtctcaaactcctgagctcaagcaatccttccacctaggcctcccaaagtgcaggaagcaggaagatcgcttgaggccaggggttcaaggccagcctgggcagtatagggagacttatctctacaaaaaaatacaaaaattagtcaaataTGGTGGCAGGTACATAGAGTCTcgactacttgggaagctgaggtgagagcatcatttgagcccaggagtttgagactgcaatgAGACATGATCACGCCATAGCTCCAGcatgagcgacagagcaagactgtctacacataaataaataagactatacttgccttaaaaaaaaaagaatgcttactTTTCTGACTAAAAAAGATCTTTGCTCCTGGTCTGAAAAAACTAAGGATAAGAAACACTGCTTTACTAAGCTCGATGAAGGGCAACTTGAGGAAACCTAATGAAACCAGCTTCTACACAAAATGTGCATAAGTATTTCCTTTAGGAAAGACATCAATGTGATGTAAcaactcttaaatatttttaaatttagtactCTAAATATGATATAGCAGTAGCAATGCTAATTCAATAATTCTTAACACATACCACATTTGATAGATTATTCTTTCCAGGTATGATGTCACTCTGTTTCCTTTGTTCCTGCCttggtttatattttctttctatactAGAAGATTTTAAGGAAAGATTGCTTGCTTCTGAGAAAGAATTCTCAGAGTTGATTCTCTGCTCCATTTGCTCCTTTCTCAACCTCTTTAGTTCTCGTTCTCTGCAGTAAGAAGCTAGTGACAACTGGAATTTAGCTCCCAATGGGCTTTCTCCCGGGTGGTGCCTGGACAGGCTGCTCCTGCTGCTAAGACTTCTGGAGCTGTTCTTGAAGATGTCAGCTTCTGCCACTGTGGTCTGCTTTTTGGAGTCTGCATTGGTTTTGCCTCGATCTCTATCACTCTTCTCATTATTTTCATGAATGAATAGTGACTTCCTTCTCTCTGTGGATCGATGTTTTTTCTTTGGTGACTTCATCTCCTTTGGCAAGTGATATGAAGAAGGAACATAGATATTTGTTCCTTTGGCTAAATATTTGGAGGCCAGTGACACACAAGGCCGACGTGACTCATGTATACCATGATCTTCATGGTGCTCTTTAACACCTTTCATGAAAGCTTCTATAATAGGGCTCTTTTCTGGTGGCACCCTTTTGGGTTTAGATTTTTTTGGTGAGGATAGTTTCCTTTTAAACTGCTCTGTCCCAGTGATAGACAATCTACTTCCTTCATATTTGATGTTTGATTTTTGTGGTGAATCCAACATGTGTCTGTCTAGCCAATTAAAACACATACAAATTGCatgttactaaaatatttaatatttatctaaattattaatgtttaaaatacaaattaaactaATGTTACCACAAAAGTTTTCAAACCAACAACTTGGATAATGATACACACTTTATTGGGGGGTataggagaaattaagacatgaTTTATTTGTTAAAAGCCTTAGTTTCATAAAGCTCTCTTTTGGTACATCATATAACCTCCCTATGGCTCTATAAATTACTGTGTTAGAGAATCAAAATAGTATGTTTTATGAACATTAAATTTTtgactagaaaaatattttaaatgtaagaaaacaTAACAGCAAAAAGACTTTCTTCATCATATTTAGAACTTCAGTTTATCCTTGTAAAACAAAATGCtgcatcttcattttatttccaattttgaaCACTACGTTTACTAAAACAGTTTAGAGTAGGTTTTAAAGTTGAATCTGTCTCTCTCCTCACCCCCAACATAGCCCACAAAAAATGCATCAACAGTGTACATACCTTGTTTTGAAGCTGGTTTGAAGAAATCTATAATTGACTGCTTcctgaaaataaaagcataatatgGCATCATATAAGCAAATATTAAAACCTTCACAATTCAGATTAAATGGAGAAAAGttagatttataaaataaaggctGGATTTCACTATTTGGTTTAACTAATAAAGTTCTGATAATGGTAACAATGCTTTGCTAAactgttcattaaaaaaatagaaaatataacgTATCACTTCCTATAGgagttcatttataaaaatataactgaggtttatattatttatagtaCTTAAATAGGTAAGACTGGTGTGTAGACCCAAGGAATTAGTACAGAGTGCTTCTTAAGACTGAAACGTTCCCAGCTACATGGTAAAATGCAACATCTTGGGTATCAGCATATGAACCTACTTGTTCTCTGCAGACATTGATACAAAATAACTACTTAGTATCTAAGCACAGCTGcgttttaaaatttagaataaaaagctaaaaaaaaactcaatagatGTATGCCAAATTAATAATGGGGATTATAAAAATGGAGTAAAACTTGAACAGACTCTCATAACAAGAGTAGAACAGTAGATGGTAGAATGGCAATATAGGTGATTTGGCTGATCTAGGGAATCAGTTGAAGAGGAGTTTGCTGGacaaaggcagaaaagaaaaataccaaactTATGCTACCCTCTTTATACATTAAGATGCTAATCTAAGTAACAGCTGAAATTAGAATGAGTTGTCACAACTAGTTTCAAAGTCTTAATTTTTTATCAAAGAATCCTTAAGATAGTTACAAAAATAACACATTGCTTGGGAAAAAcacaaggagaaaaggaagaaagttaacaagaataacaaaagccaaattaatttttaaggatTTCTGTACCGTAAAGACTGGATTTCATTATCTGGTTTAACTAATCAAGTTCTGACATTGGCAATAATGCTAAAGTGAAATAGGAACCCATTACCAGAATTCGTATTCTGATTTGTTCACTGTACTTAAGAGTTGTCAGCTGCAAAAAAGGGGATGTTATGATATgctgaacaaaaaattaacttTCTGGTAAACTTTgctaaaatgtatcattttactgAAAGAGAATAAGCTATAGACTATTGATTTCCCTAAACATTCATCCACTATGAGGTTGGAATGCTCAGTGAAAATTCCAACAATTCAAGTTTCTTGAAGGTTAAGCTTCTTGTACACTTTACTGGTCACATTAGAAGAGCAATGCACATCTTTACTGGTTTACCAAGTCCATCACGCTTGTTTTGAGATGTTGGTATAAAAGCTAAGTGCTTATGAGATGAATATGAGTGACAGGCTATGGaagaatatatgtatttgtttacatAAATTATACTAGGCAAATTAACTCCACCAGAGTAGATGCTGGAGGTTCTGCAAAGGGGAGAAGGATGATACCTTGTTATTGATTGAGGAGAGATGGGAAGGGACCCAGAAGCAGCTAATTTGTTGCAAACAAGATAATTCTAAATGCATTTTACTAAATGTAACACTGTATCTCTTTCCTAAAATATTGGACCTCAGACTCCTTTTTGATTAATAcaccagaaagagaaaaaatggttttgggTAAAACATACAAGAAACCTGTAAAATAACCATGAATGTAACTTTCAAGAGGTAGGTTCTCTAAGTTCATATGCACACAAATGTCCACTGCTTATTTaactggctaaaaaaaaaaacacacacacacaattgtaaCAGTTTCACAAACCCTTATCTGAACCTTCTAGGGCCAAATGTGTTTTAGAATTCTGAATTTATCAGATTTTAGGAAGGGGATAACTTGGATGTATTATGGAAAGTCCCCAGTGGGGTCTCGTGCTGCAACCTGTAATCAAATCCACTGATATTTCTgcagaaaaacatgaatattCACACTTAATGGGATAAAGACCAAGCCTTACATTAGTTTCAGTCAGATCTGGCTGCCAAATAAGATGTGGTGCCAAACTTACTGAAAACGTTTGGTTTTCCTAGCTTTCTGGCTTTCAGagttaagataaaggattgtgggCCTGTACCACAGTATTAGAACATGAATATTGTTAAAACTTACTAcaatttaacttaaaataaaagacagTACCAAGTTCGTAGGGaatttaaacatgttttattgTCAGAGGATGTCATTAGATGAAACTCCCCATCTCATTACATAGCTCCCAcaaaatctttacaaaaaaattagcctcttGGAGAGGCGTGAAGTTACTGAAAGAGAAAACACGTCACATTCCAAATCTGCAAGTTCTTTTAAGTATGAATTAGCGTGCACGCTGGACTACAAAGTAATTGGTGGAAGGGATTCCCTCATCACAGGTTACATAATTTCACCCACAACATAGAAAAGGTTTATATTACTAAACCACTAGGATCAGTAGAACTGACAACGTACAGAAAACGATCTAAATATGCATTAAGCAGTTAGGGTCCCGGGTCAAACtcttgcaaaggaaaaaaatcacgtTCTTTCTACCTAAGGCGGGTTCTCCGTAGCTGTCCAGGCTGGTGGTCACTAGACCAAGAGCAGCTGCCCAACTACAGAGAAGCAAACTCCAACTCCCAGAAGCCCCTGCGCGGAGGCGGGGCGGGGGTTTGCCAGGCCCCGAAACTCCAACGCCTGAGCTCGCGGAGGACGGCGGGAACTGGAAGAGCGGCGGTCTGCAGCCCTCCCCT is part of the Symphalangus syndactylus isolate Jambi chromosome 2, NHGRI_mSymSyn1-v2.1_pri, whole genome shotgun sequence genome and harbors:
- the SLF2 gene encoding SMC5-SMC6 complex localization factor protein 2 isoform X5, whose translation is MLDSPQKSNIKYEGSRLSITGTEQFKRKLSSPKKSKPKRVPPEKSPIIEAFMKGVKEHHEDHGIHESRRPCVSLASKYLAKGTNIYVPSSYHLPKEMKSPKKKHRSTERRKSLFIHENNEKSDRDRGKTNADSKKQTTVAEADIFKNSSRSLSSRSSLSRHHPGESPLGAKFQLSLASYCRERELKRLRKEQMEQRINSENSFSEASNLSLKSSSIERKYKPRQEQRKQSDIIPGKNNLSNVENGHLSRKRSSSDSWEPTSAGSKQNKFPEKRKRNSVDSDLKSTREAMIPKARESFLEKRPDGPHQKEKFIKHIALKTPGDVLRLEDISKEPHETDRSSAGLAPSNSGNSGHHSTRNSDQIRVAATKETKMQKPHLPLSQEKSAIKKASNLQKNKTANSMTKEKETKLPLLSHVPSAGSSLVPLNAKNCALPVSKKDKERSSSKECSAHSTESTKHKEHKAKTNKADSNVSSGKISGGPLRSEYGTPTKSPPAALEVVPCIPSPAAPSDKAPSERESSGNANAGSSALKRKLRGDFDSDEESLGYNLDSDEEEETLKSLEEIMALNFNQIPATTGKPPALSKGLRSQSSDYTGLVHPGTYTNTLERLVKEMEDTERLDELQKQLQEDIRQGRGIKSPIRIGEEDSTDDEDGLLEEHKEFLKKFSVTIDAIPDHHPGEEIFNFLNSGKIFNQYTLDLRDSGFIGQSAVEKLILKSGKTDQIFLTTQGFLTSAYHYVQCPVPVLKWLFRMMSVHTDCIVSVQILSTLMEITIRNDTFSDSPVWPWIPSLSDVAAVFFNMGIDFRSLFPLENLQPDFNEDYLVSETQTTSRGKESEDSSYKPIFSTLPETNILNVVKFLGLCTSIHPEGYQDREIMLLILMLFKMSLEKQLKQIPLVDFQSLLINLMKNIRDWNTKVPELCLGISELSSHPHNLLWLVQLVPNWTSRGRQLRQCLSLVIISKLLDEKHEDIPNASNLQVSVLHRYLVQMKPSDLLKKMVLKKKAEQPDGIIDDSLHLELEKQAYYLTYILLHLVGEVSCSHSFSSGQRKHFVLLCGALEKHVKCDIREDARLFYRTKVKDLVARIHGKWQEIIQNCRPTQGQLHDFWVPDS
- the SLF2 gene encoding SMC5-SMC6 complex localization factor protein 2 isoform X4, with the protein product MTRRCMPARPGFPSSPAPGSSPPRCHLRPGSTAYAAAGKRTESPGDRKQSIIDFFKPASKQDRHMLDSPQKSNIKYEGSRLSITGTEQFKRKLSSPKKSKPKRVPPEKSPIIEAFMKGVKEHHEDHGIHESRRPCVSLASKYLAKGTNIYVPSSYHLPKEMKSPKKKHRSTERRKSLFIHENNEKSDRDRGKTNADSKKQTTVAEADIFKNSSRSLSSRSSLSRHHPGESPLGAKFQLSLASYCRERELKRLRKEQMEQRINSENSFSEASNLSLKSSSIERKYKPRQEQRKQSDIIPGKNNLSNVENGHLSRKRSSSDSWEPTSGSKQNKFPEKRKRNSVDSDLKSTREAMIPKARESFLEKRPDGPHQKEKFIKHIALKTPGDVLRLEDISKEPHETDRSSAGLAPSNSGNSGHHSTRNSDQIRVAATKETKMQKPHLPLSQEKSAIKKASNLQKNKTANSMTKEKETKLPLLSHVPSAGSSLVPLNAKNCALPVSKKDKERSSSKECSAHSTESTKHKEHKAKTNKADSNVSSGKISGGPLRSEYGTPTKSPPAALEVVPCIPSPAAPSDKAPSERESSGNANAGSSALKRKLRGDFDSDEESLGYNLDSDEEEETLKSLEEIMALNFNQIPATTGKPPALSKGLRSQSSDYTGLVHPGTYTNTLERLVKEMEDTERLDELQKQLQEDIRQGRGIKSPIRIGEEDSTDDEDGLLEEHKEFLKKFSVTIDAIPDHHPGEEIFNFLNSGKIFNQYTLDLRDSGFIGQSAVEKLILKSGKTDQIFLTTQGFLTSAYHYVQCPVPVLKWLFRMMSVHTDCIVSVQILSTLMEITIRNDTFSDSPVWPWIPSLSDVAAVFFNMGIDFRSLFPLENLQPDFNEDYLVSETQTTSRGKESEDSSYKPIFSTLPETNILNVVKFLGLCTSIHPEGYQDREIMLLILMLFKMSLEKQLKQIPLVDFQSLLINLMKNIRDWNTKVPELCLGISELSSHPHNLLWLVQLVPNWTSRGRQLRQCLSLVIISKLLDEKHEDIPNASNLQVSVLHRYLVQMKPSDLLKKMVLKKKAEQPDGIIDDSLHLELEKQAYYLTYILLHLVGEVSCSHSFSSGQRKHFVLLCGALEKHVKCDIREDARLFYRTKVKDLVARIHGKWQEIIQNCRPTQGQLHDFWVPDS
- the SLF2 gene encoding SMC5-SMC6 complex localization factor protein 2 isoform X3, translating into MTRRCMPARPGFPSSPAPGSSPPRCHLRPGSTAYAAAGKRTESPGDRKQSIIDFFKPASKQDRHMLDSPQKSNIKYEGSRLSITGTEQFKRKLSSPKKSKPKRVPPEKSPIIEAFMKGVKEHHEDHGIHESRRPCVSLASKYLAKGTNIYVPSSYHLPKEMKSPKKKHRSTERRKSLFIHENNEKSDRDRGKTNADSKKQTTVAEADIFKNSSRSLSSRSSLSRHHPGESPLGAKFQLSLASYCRERELKRLRKEQMEQRINSENSFSEASNLSLKSSSIERKYKPRQEQRKQSDIIPGKNNLSNVENGHLSRKRSSSDSWEPTSAGSKQNKFPEKRKRNSVDSDLKSTREAMIPKARESFLEKRPDGPHQKEKFIKHIALKTPGDVLRLEDISKEPHETDRSSAGLAPSNSGNSGHHSTRNSDQIRVAATKETKMQKPHLPLSQEKSAIKKASNLQKNKTANSMTKEKETKLPLLSHVPSAGSSLVPLNAKNCALPVSKKDKERSSSKECSAHSTESTKHKEHKAKTNKADSNVSSGKISGGPLRSEYGTPTKSPPAALEVVPCIPSPAAPSDKAPSERESSGNANAGSSALKRKLRGDFDSDEESLGYNLDSDEEEETLKSLEEIMALNFNQIPATTGKPPALSKGLRSQSSDYTGLVHPGTYTNTLERLVKEMEDTERLDELQKQLQEDIRQGRGIKSPIRIGEEDSTDDEDGLLEEHKEFLKKFSVTIDAIPDHHPGEEIFNFLNSGKIFNQYTLDLRDSGFIGQSAVEKLILKSGKTDQIFLTTQGFLTSAYHYVQCPVPVLKWLFRMMSVHTDCIVSVQILSTLMEITIRNDTFSDSPVWPWIPSLSDVAAVFFNMGIDFRSLFPLENLQPDFNEDYLVSETQTTSRGKESEDSSYKPIFSTLPETNILNVVKFLGLCTSIHPEGYQDREIMLLILMLFKMSLEKQLKQIPLVDFQSLLINLMKNIRDWNTKVPELCLGISELSSHPHNLLWLVQLVPNWTSRGRQLRQCLSLVIISKLLDEKHEDIPNASNLQVSVLHRYLVQMKPSDLLKKMVLKKKAEQPDGIIDDSLHLELEKQAYYLTYILLHLVGEVSCSHSFSSGQRKHFVLLCGALEKHVKCDIREDARLFYRTKVKDLVARIHGKWQEIIQNCRPTQGQLHDFWVPDS